Proteins co-encoded in one Paracrocinitomix mangrovi genomic window:
- a CDS encoding TonB-dependent receptor, protein MKTIKTILIILALSSTYSWSQLTQTVRGTIVDFDTKIPIIGAKVIIVDTDPIKGSVSDINGDFRLEEVPVGRINLKITSVGYQEIYLPNALVESGKEKVLQLQMIEDIKTLSKVEVSAQKDKSESINKMATTSAKTFTVEETSRYAGSFNDPARMASGFAGVTGNPEGDNDIVVRGNSPRGILWRLEGIDIPNPNHFANTGGTGGPISALNGSMLANSDFFSGAFAPEYGNALSGVFDVNFRYGNNEKREYNFSIGALGVDGTLEGPFKKGYRGSYLVNYRYSSIGLLDKLGILDFGGIPIYQDAAFKVHLPTKKAGTFSLIGMGGISHILESYAPYEDTIWTYDFGANLGVVGLKHTYIFNEKAYLKSYVAASTSSNFGEGRYIRTDSSSLFDAEKDLYRDNQLKGQTIFNYKLNKKNLFQVGATYTRFNYRYFYEDDYDNQDGIMKRWLDADGSADMIQSFVSWKYRINQDLTMVSGVHHTQFFLNNSYAVEPRVGLKYNMHPRHSISLGAGMHSRIESISTYLYNEIQSDGSYKTLNKNLGLSKSVHTVAGYNFQLSDNMYIKTELYYQHLYNLPVANDSSSYFSLVNSSAGIPDVELVNKGTGRNYGVELTLERFFNNGYYYLLTGSLYKSEYKALDGITRSTRFDAGYAANLLFGKEWSFGKKQNKAFAINSKVSLIGGNRYTPVDLEASKDAGYTIFQTDKGFSAKGDNVFIWNLGLTYRCDMKRATHSFKIDVQNLTNNQARIREWYSNTTQSLEYDTQLSIIPNVVYSIKF, encoded by the coding sequence ATGAAAACAATCAAAACTATTCTTATAATACTTGCTTTATCAAGCACTTATTCCTGGTCGCAATTAACCCAAACAGTCAGGGGAACAATTGTAGACTTTGATACAAAAATTCCAATAATAGGAGCCAAAGTAATCATTGTTGATACTGATCCAATTAAAGGGTCTGTTTCTGACATCAATGGAGATTTTAGGTTAGAAGAAGTTCCTGTTGGAAGAATCAATTTAAAAATCACCAGTGTAGGCTATCAAGAAATTTATTTGCCTAATGCATTAGTAGAATCTGGCAAAGAAAAAGTACTTCAACTTCAAATGATAGAGGATATTAAAACACTATCAAAAGTTGAGGTTTCTGCCCAAAAAGACAAATCAGAGTCTATCAATAAAATGGCTACTACTTCTGCCAAAACCTTTACAGTTGAAGAAACAAGTAGATATGCCGGATCTTTCAATGACCCTGCAAGGATGGCATCCGGATTTGCAGGTGTTACCGGAAATCCTGAAGGGGATAATGATATTGTAGTACGCGGTAATTCACCAAGAGGAATTTTGTGGAGATTAGAAGGGATTGATATTCCAAATCCTAATCATTTTGCCAATACGGGTGGAACCGGTGGTCCAATTTCAGCATTAAATGGATCAATGTTGGCTAACTCAGACTTTTTCAGTGGAGCATTTGCTCCTGAATACGGAAATGCCCTTTCTGGTGTGTTTGATGTCAATTTCAGATACGGAAACAATGAAAAAAGAGAGTACAATTTCTCCATTGGAGCATTAGGTGTTGATGGAACTTTAGAGGGTCCATTTAAAAAAGGATACAGAGGATCTTATTTGGTGAATTATAGATATTCTTCAATTGGATTACTTGACAAATTGGGAATCCTTGATTTTGGAGGAATTCCTATTTATCAAGACGCCGCATTCAAAGTGCATCTACCTACCAAAAAAGCCGGTACTTTCTCATTAATAGGAATGGGTGGAATCAGCCATATTCTGGAATCTTATGCACCCTATGAAGATACTATTTGGACCTATGATTTTGGCGCAAACTTGGGAGTAGTTGGATTAAAGCATACTTACATTTTTAATGAAAAGGCTTATCTAAAAAGTTATGTAGCTGCATCTACGTCATCCAACTTTGGAGAAGGAAGATACATCAGAACGGATAGTTCCTCTTTGTTTGATGCAGAAAAGGATTTGTATAGAGATAATCAACTGAAGGGGCAAACCATCTTTAATTACAAATTGAACAAGAAAAACTTGTTTCAAGTGGGAGCTACCTACACTCGTTTCAACTATAGATATTTCTATGAAGATGATTACGACAATCAAGATGGGATAATGAAAAGATGGTTGGATGCTGATGGATCAGCAGATATGATTCAATCCTTTGTTAGTTGGAAGTACAGAATCAACCAGGATTTGACAATGGTTTCAGGTGTTCATCACACACAATTCTTTTTAAATAATAGCTATGCAGTTGAACCAAGAGTTGGATTAAAGTACAACATGCATCCAAGACACAGCATCTCATTAGGCGCAGGAATGCACAGCAGAATTGAGAGTATTTCAACCTATCTGTACAATGAAATTCAGTCAGATGGATCATACAAAACATTGAATAAAAATCTGGGTCTTTCAAAAAGTGTACATACAGTGGCCGGATACAATTTTCAATTGTCTGATAACATGTACATCAAAACTGAATTGTATTACCAGCATTTATACAATTTACCTGTAGCAAATGACTCAAGTAGCTATTTCTCTTTGGTAAATTCTTCTGCCGGAATTCCGGATGTAGAACTGGTAAATAAAGGTACTGGAAGAAACTATGGAGTTGAATTGACTTTAGAGAGATTCTTTAACAACGGATACTATTACCTATTAACCGGATCATTGTACAAGTCTGAATATAAAGCATTGGACGGTATCACCAGAAGTACAAGGTTTGATGCCGGCTATGCTGCCAACTTATTGTTCGGAAAAGAATGGTCTTTTGGTAAAAAACAAAACAAAGCATTTGCCATCAACTCAAAAGTTTCTTTGATTGGTGGAAACAGATACACACCGGTAGATTTAGAAGCATCAAAAGATGCAGGATACACCATTTTTCAAACAGATAAAGGATTTTCAGCAAAAGGAGATAATGTATTTATCTGGAATTTAGGATTGACGTACAGATGTGACATGAAAAGAGCGACACACTCTTTCAAAATTGATGTACAAAATCTTACCAATAATCAGGCACGCATAAGAGAATGGTATAGCAATACAACTCAGTCTTTAGAGTACGACACGCAGTTGTCCATTATACCAAATGTTGTCTACAGCATCAAGTTTTAA
- a CDS encoding T9SS type A sorting domain-containing protein → MTTTIQFRFFGLIFFMLFFKLDISAQQLSISIQNNDTINTTYAGIDDADSLYYAGYTIVNPSNNHRKMVQIFQFDTTGVLTQAFESSALDPNYSISLITMMAENDGSVLVVGEYNPNNSTPYKPVVFKLSENGSVLWAKVIDLAGIFQPKLAKLGDGTTLFTFKYNDGSQHKYFCKIDQNGSFSDFYFLNLHWLNPIKILPNSSSFDILFHEGTFANIENDFSQINWQKKYHSEIGINFSRTQNGDYIFFTTKTAFPGYMNVFRTDDSGNLIWAKYIEAWEGQIQIQTSIFDIVGINYIQENEFGNIVASANSEGGLNGSLKVEIDQNGNVLKVSKSTSYKEVFEILDDKFLIKSGLESFASVNTGDIIFEKRRIEDVFPCDIEMSYFTVESSDSLLSLDSLELTPSSMFNVLDVDLVSSAFSPLVSDGCDLTSLNSNTFDLELDDIKVYPNPVKRNIYIELSDITDINDFVVYDSQGKKIQLSYQLTEGVIVSDLSHLSNGLYVLEITLKNNELVRRKIVIQN, encoded by the coding sequence ATGACTACTACAATCCAATTCCGATTTTTCGGACTCATTTTCTTTATGCTATTTTTTAAGCTGGATATTTCAGCACAACAGTTGAGTATTTCCATTCAAAACAATGATACAATTAACACAACTTATGCAGGAATAGATGATGCCGATAGTTTATATTATGCCGGCTATACTATTGTGAATCCCAGCAATAATCACCGAAAAATGGTTCAAATTTTTCAATTTGATACAACCGGAGTTTTAACGCAGGCTTTTGAATCTTCAGCTTTAGACCCTAATTACTCAATTAGTTTGATTACAATGATGGCTGAGAATGATGGTTCGGTACTGGTAGTAGGAGAGTATAATCCGAATAACAGTACTCCTTATAAACCTGTAGTATTTAAGTTAAGCGAAAACGGTTCAGTTCTGTGGGCGAAAGTGATTGATTTGGCAGGAATATTTCAACCGAAATTAGCGAAATTGGGAGACGGAACAACATTGTTTACTTTTAAATATAATGATGGTTCTCAGCACAAATATTTTTGTAAAATAGACCAAAATGGAAGCTTTAGTGATTTTTATTTTTTGAATTTACACTGGTTAAATCCAATTAAAATTTTGCCAAATTCAAGCAGTTTTGATATCCTTTTCCATGAAGGAACATTTGCTAATATTGAGAATGATTTTTCTCAAATAAACTGGCAAAAAAAATACCATTCAGAAATTGGGATTAATTTCAGTCGTACCCAAAACGGAGATTATATTTTTTTTACAACAAAAACTGCATTTCCGGGATATATGAATGTATTTAGAACAGATGATTCAGGAAATTTAATTTGGGCTAAATATATTGAAGCGTGGGAAGGTCAAATTCAAATTCAAACCTCAATTTTTGATATTGTAGGTATAAACTATATCCAGGAAAACGAATTTGGTAATATCGTAGCGAGTGCCAATAGCGAGGGTGGGTTAAATGGATCTTTAAAAGTTGAAATAGATCAAAACGGAAATGTTTTAAAGGTTTCCAAATCAACTTCTTATAAAGAAGTATTTGAAATTTTAGATGATAAATTTTTGATAAAGTCTGGATTGGAGAGTTTTGCATCTGTGAATACAGGGGATATAATTTTTGAAAAAAGAAGGATTGAAGATGTATTCCCATGTGATATAGAGATGTCATACTTTACAGTGGAAAGTTCAGATTCGCTGTTGTCATTAGATTCTCTTGAGTTAACACCATCATCCATGTTTAATGTGTTAGATGTTGATTTGGTATCAAGTGCTTTTTCACCATTGGTTAGTGATGGATGTGATTTGACAAGTCTAAATTCCAATACTTTTGACCTTGAACTAGATGATATAAAAGTTTATCCTAATCCTGTAAAAAGAAATATATATATTGAATTATCTGACATTACTGATATAAATGATTTTGTAGTGTATGATTCACAAGGCAAAAAAATTCAGCTTTCATATCAGTTAACAGAGGGGGTAATTGTTTCAGATTTATCTCACTTATCTAATGGATTATATGTTTTAGAAATTACGCTAAAAAATAATGAATTAGTCAGAAGAAAAATTGTGATTCAGAATTGA
- a CDS encoding response regulator transcription factor, with amino-acid sequence MSNKINIAVVDDHQLFRGGLIELIHSTSSDFEVMLEAKNGKNLFELLDSNNLPDIVLLDINMPVMDGYKTAEKLIAEHPEIKILIITMNDDDESLIKMLRIGINGYISKDVEQSELKEAIENMVHKGFHYNEKITAQLVRSIRFPNETDQAFKLTERELDFLNLACSEDTYEQIADKMCLSVKTIDGYRASIFEKLDVKSRVGMVIYAIKNGLVDLN; translated from the coding sequence ATGAGTAATAAAATTAATATCGCCGTAGTAGATGATCACCAACTTTTTAGAGGTGGATTAATTGAGTTGATACATTCCACCTCAAGTGATTTTGAAGTAATGCTGGAAGCAAAAAATGGTAAAAATCTATTTGAATTACTTGACTCCAACAACTTACCGGATATTGTTTTACTTGATATTAATATGCCTGTCATGGATGGCTATAAAACAGCTGAAAAGTTAATTGCTGAGCATCCCGAAATCAAGATTTTAATTATCACCATGAATGATGATGATGAATCATTAATAAAAATGTTACGCATAGGAATCAATGGCTATATAAGCAAAGATGTTGAACAAAGTGAACTTAAAGAGGCAATAGAAAACATGGTTCACAAAGGTTTCCATTACAATGAGAAAATTACTGCTCAATTGGTTAGATCAATTAGATTTCCAAATGAAACCGATCAAGCTTTTAAACTAACTGAAAGGGAATTGGATTTTTTGAATTTAGCTTGTTCAGAAGACACTTATGAGCAGATAGCAGACAAGATGTGCCTAAGTGTAAAAACCATTGATGGTTATCGCGCATCCATATTTGAAAAACTTGATGTAAAATCAAGGGTTGGGATGGTTATTTATGCCATTAAAAATGGATTGGTTGATTTGAACTAG
- a CDS encoding sensor histidine kinase: MNDINNQDIIIPIVAGTLVMGLLIAFILIFIFRYQQKQKAFQKEREEFARELLQTKIEIQEQTLSNISRELHDNLGQLASLIKIQLNLLVQDNPSNQQKITDLKELLNDLITEIKSLSTSLKSENLNRFGLLEMIKKDVNRYQTIGGMEIETNISSKPILINQEQSIFIYRMFQEIFNNIVKHADCSNAYLEIASENNSFKMEIKDNGKGFDISSPKKGAGLVNLKERCEMIGAKLNINSKVGEGTKTTITLAIKDE, from the coding sequence ATGAATGATATAAATAATCAAGACATTATTATCCCAATTGTTGCAGGGACCTTAGTAATGGGATTGTTGATCGCATTCATTCTGATATTTATATTCAGGTATCAACAAAAGCAAAAAGCATTTCAAAAAGAAAGAGAAGAATTTGCAAGAGAACTTTTGCAAACTAAAATTGAAATTCAGGAGCAAACCTTAAGCAACATCTCCAGAGAACTACATGATAATCTGGGTCAACTGGCCTCATTAATAAAAATTCAACTGAATTTATTAGTACAAGACAATCCCAGCAATCAGCAAAAAATAACAGATTTAAAGGAGCTTTTGAATGACTTAATCACAGAAATTAAATCACTTTCTACCAGCTTAAAATCTGAAAACCTCAATCGCTTTGGTTTACTAGAAATGATTAAAAAGGATGTCAACAGATATCAAACCATAGGAGGAATGGAAATTGAAACCAATATCAGTTCAAAACCAATTTTAATAAATCAAGAACAAAGCATTTTTATCTACAGAATGTTCCAGGAAATATTCAACAATATTGTTAAACATGCCGACTGTTCAAATGCCTATTTAGAGATTGCAAGTGAAAATAATTCCTTTAAAATGGAGATAAAAGACAATGGAAAAGGCTTTGATATTTCTTCTCCGAAAAAAGGAGCCGGCCTGGTAAACTTGAAAGAGAGATGTGAAATGATTGGTGCCAAATTGAATATCAACAGTAAAGTGGGAGAAGGAACCAAAACAACAATAACTTTAGCCATAAAAGATGAGTAA
- the ygiD gene encoding 4,5-DOPA dioxygenase extradiol: MKRSEFIQSLGLLAVTPVAMKLSGLKKLTDDLPTTKKMPVMFVGHGNPMNAVEDNSFTQGWAASVKDMPTPKAILCISAHWLTKGTKVTAMEMPKTIHDFYGFPQKLFDVEYNAPGAPKYATETKKIITSTTVDLDHEWGLDHGTWSVLVKMYPKADIPVFQLSLDYSKGEQFHYDLAKELSALRKKGVLIIGSGNIVHNLRMASFAENPTPYDWALEFDQKSKELIEKKDHASLIKYKDLGKSALLSIPTPDHYWPLLYTLALQDKEDKLSFFNEEMAFASGSMRSVIIQ, translated from the coding sequence TTGAAAAGATCAGAATTTATACAATCATTAGGCTTACTTGCCGTAACACCTGTAGCTATGAAATTATCAGGATTAAAGAAGTTAACTGATGACCTGCCAACTACCAAAAAAATGCCGGTCATGTTTGTTGGTCATGGAAATCCAATGAATGCTGTTGAAGATAACAGTTTTACACAAGGTTGGGCTGCTTCAGTAAAAGACATGCCTACTCCAAAGGCTATCCTTTGTATTTCGGCTCATTGGTTAACAAAAGGAACCAAGGTTACTGCCATGGAAATGCCTAAGACGATTCACGATTTTTATGGATTTCCTCAAAAGCTATTTGATGTTGAATACAACGCTCCTGGAGCACCTAAATATGCAACAGAAACGAAGAAAATCATTACTTCAACAACAGTAGATTTAGATCATGAATGGGGGTTGGACCACGGCACATGGAGTGTTTTGGTAAAAATGTATCCCAAAGCTGATATTCCGGTTTTTCAATTGAGTTTGGATTATTCAAAAGGTGAGCAATTTCATTATGATCTTGCTAAAGAATTATCAGCCCTAAGAAAAAAAGGAGTACTGATAATTGGTAGCGGAAACATAGTGCACAACTTAAGAATGGCCTCTTTTGCAGAGAATCCAACTCCTTATGATTGGGCATTAGAATTTGACCAAAAGTCTAAAGAATTGATTGAGAAAAAGGATCACGCATCATTGATCAAGTACAAAGATTTAGGTAAATCTGCTCTTTTATCAATTCCTACACCTGACCATTATTGGCCATTATTGTACACACTTGCATTACAAGACAAGGAAGACAAATTGAGCTTTTTTAATGAAGAGATGGCATTTGCTTCAGGATCAATGAGATCTGTTATTATTCAATAA
- a CDS encoding OsmC family protein has translation MEFTLKAVANATEKGTVQVGKNQIEFGITSDSELPSPADLLVSAFAACCLKNVERFSEFLHYQYEYAEISVNAIRAEKPPMIESISFDLKVKSLGGKINGDLLLRNLEKFGTIYNTLNKVCTINGSIEIIE, from the coding sequence ATGGAATTTACTTTAAAAGCAGTTGCTAATGCCACCGAAAAAGGAACCGTTCAAGTTGGTAAAAATCAAATAGAATTTGGAATTACTTCTGACAGTGAATTACCAAGTCCTGCGGATCTTTTAGTATCTGCTTTTGCTGCTTGTTGCTTAAAAAATGTGGAAAGATTTTCAGAATTCCTGCATTATCAATATGAGTATGCAGAGATCAGTGTAAACGCAATTAGAGCAGAGAAGCCACCAATGATAGAAAGTATTTCGTTTGATTTAAAAGTGAAATCTTTGGGTGGTAAAATAAATGGAGACTTACTTTTGAGAAATCTTGAAAAATTTGGCACTATTTATAACACTCTGAACAAGGTATGCACTATTAATGGTTCCATAGAAATTATTGAGTAG
- a CDS encoding cation transporter, whose product MKKSMFHIKKMDCPSEENLIRLKLEEDDSISNLVFNIEARELSIYHEGDEQEILKSLETLALDTELVHTQETNEVIVNDDKLQSRLLWQVLLINFLFFVVEMTFGLISKSMGLVADSLDMLSDSFVYGLSLFAVGSAVFKKKKIARLSGYIQIGLALIGVLEVFRRYFLEDRIPEYSTMIIVSVFALLANWLCLYLLQKSKSEEAHMKASMIFTSNDIIINIGVIIAGILVSILSDKLPDLIIGTLVFLIVLRGAFRILKLAK is encoded by the coding sequence GTGAAAAAAAGTATGTTCCATATAAAGAAAATGGATTGTCCTTCAGAGGAAAATTTAATTCGTTTGAAGCTAGAAGAAGATGATTCGATTTCAAATCTGGTATTTAATATTGAAGCTCGGGAACTTTCAATTTACCATGAAGGGGATGAACAAGAAATATTAAAATCACTTGAAACACTTGCCTTAGATACTGAATTGGTTCATACCCAAGAAACAAATGAAGTTATTGTCAATGATGATAAATTGCAATCTAGATTACTTTGGCAGGTTCTCCTTATCAATTTTTTATTTTTTGTTGTCGAAATGACTTTTGGTCTAATTTCCAAATCAATGGGTTTGGTGGCTGATAGTTTAGACATGTTATCAGATTCATTTGTTTATGGTTTAAGTTTGTTTGCTGTTGGATCTGCAGTTTTTAAAAAGAAAAAAATTGCTCGATTAAGTGGATATATCCAAATTGGATTGGCTTTAATAGGAGTTTTAGAAGTTTTTAGAAGATATTTTTTGGAAGATCGAATACCTGAATACTCCACAATGATTATTGTTTCTGTTTTTGCACTTTTAGCCAACTGGCTCTGTCTTTATTTATTGCAAAAGTCCAAATCTGAAGAAGCTCATATGAAAGCAAGTATGATATTCACAAGCAATGACATTATTATAAATATCGGGGTTATAATTGCCGGTATCCTGGTAAGTATCTTATCTGACAAACTTCCTGATTTAATCATTGGAACGTTAGTTTTTCTAATAGTTCTAAGAGGTGCATTTAGAATTTTGAAGTTGGCAAAATAA
- a CDS encoding acetolactate decarboxylase: protein MRVVVLVFLTSFMISCNSSNEKDVDVEETNYIDINVEHAGELKKIMHKNDISAHAKLSDFNGESHLYALGAVEGLKGEILILDGVPYISSVNGDSLKIDNSFDYNASLLVYASIEEWHEKDIPDDVKTYADLEEFVAFQAELSGINMNKPFPFMLKGVADTLNWHVINWPEGDTIHTHEKHVSSGLNGTFTSIDTEILGFYSDSHHGIFTHHSTNMHLHFLSDDKKRSGHLDDLYLGSEVKLLLPVTRK, encoded by the coding sequence ATGAGAGTAGTTGTTTTGGTTTTCCTCACTTCTTTTATGATTTCTTGTAATTCTAGCAATGAAAAGGATGTTGATGTTGAGGAAACAAATTATATTGACATCAATGTAGAGCACGCCGGTGAACTCAAAAAAATAATGCATAAAAATGATATTTCTGCTCATGCAAAACTTTCAGATTTTAATGGAGAAAGTCACCTTTACGCTTTAGGCGCAGTAGAAGGATTAAAAGGTGAGATATTAATTCTGGATGGTGTTCCATATATCTCTTCCGTTAATGGAGATTCACTAAAAATTGACAACTCATTTGATTACAATGCATCTCTATTGGTTTACGCCTCAATTGAAGAATGGCATGAAAAAGACATTCCAGATGATGTAAAAACTTATGCTGATTTAGAAGAATTTGTTGCTTTTCAAGCTGAATTATCCGGTATTAATATGAATAAACCTTTTCCTTTTATGTTAAAAGGTGTTGCGGATACTTTGAATTGGCATGTGATCAACTGGCCCGAAGGTGATACAATTCATACGCATGAGAAACATGTATCTTCAGGACTTAATGGAACATTTACTTCTATTGATACCGAAATCTTAGGTTTTTATTCAGATAGTCACCATGGAATTTTCACACATCATTCAACCAATATGCATCTACACTTTTTAAGTGATGACAAAAAAAGGTCGGGTCATCTGGATGATTTATACCTGGGTAGTGAAGTGAAATTGCTTTTACCTGTGACGAGGAAATAA
- a CDS encoding DUF2490 domain-containing protein has protein sequence MKYTLIILLFLPTVLFGQKPSDLELWTGGTVNFKFNKLLSLDVTEQVRFNNNISSYKKSFTQVGLKINLPKGFGIVPAYRFNVEAGGVLDHRLSLDGTYKWDKKGFPLTVGYRMRFQHKFIDTKTYWRNKVKLGWKLSKLVDPFMAYELFFRFNGKNEFRVSRFTVGLDWRITKRFYVSTYYRLQDDIFVKNPERQHIIGLMLDYKFRPKKKSNQSSIE, from the coding sequence ATGAAATATACATTGATAATTTTACTCTTTCTCCCAACTGTTTTATTTGGTCAAAAACCTTCTGATTTGGAATTGTGGACGGGAGGAACAGTCAACTTTAAATTCAACAAGCTTTTGTCACTTGATGTAACAGAGCAAGTTAGATTTAATAACAATATATCTTCCTACAAAAAGTCATTTACACAAGTTGGGCTCAAAATTAATTTACCCAAAGGATTTGGCATAGTACCGGCTTACCGTTTCAATGTTGAAGCTGGAGGAGTGTTAGATCATAGATTAAGTTTAGATGGGACTTATAAGTGGGATAAAAAGGGATTTCCTTTAACCGTAGGTTACCGTATGAGATTTCAACATAAGTTTATCGACACCAAAACTTATTGGCGGAATAAAGTCAAGTTAGGCTGGAAACTTTCTAAGTTAGTGGATCCTTTTATGGCGTATGAGTTGTTTTTTAGATTCAATGGTAAAAATGAATTCCGTGTGTCAAGGTTTACTGTTGGATTAGATTGGAGAATCACCAAGAGATTTTATGTGTCAACCTACTACAGGCTTCAAGACGACATTTTTGTAAAAAATCCCGAAAGGCAGCACATCATTGGTTTGATGTTGGATTATAAATTCAGACCTAAGAAAAAATCAAATCAGTCCAGTATTGAATGA
- a CDS encoding GAF domain-containing SpoIIE family protein phosphatase, which yields MSDLLKRSHYLEVINSFAVQLLKFSTVDEIVWGVAKHAIAKLGFIDCVVYLFDENNEFLIQRAAHGPKNPIDFDIDNPIKLKVGQGICGHVAATGKPELISDTSSDARYQIDDASRLSEIAVPILSEGKVIGVIDSEHPEKDFYSEEDLQMLTTIAAMASSKIVETHIQEKLRNHQKELEKQVEERTQELTATIGKLEESNIEKENLLREITDSISYAKSIQKAILPSDKRVNECLQECFIIYKPKDIVAGDFYWLEPFKDSSGTEGILLAAADCTGHGVPGAMVSVICNNALNRAVREYKIFEPGKILDQCREIVIKEFEKSEVEVKDGMDIALVSLALNTHSHSVLKYAGAHNPLWIVRNGGTTVEEIKADKQPIGKFDSPQPYQTHKIQLNKGDVFYIFSDGYTDQFGGPKGKKYKAKAFKELLLSIQNLSMVEQKSAIDKTFENWKDKLDQVDDVCVIGVRI from the coding sequence ATGAGTGACTTATTAAAAAGGTCACATTATTTAGAGGTGATTAATTCATTTGCTGTACAACTATTAAAATTTTCTACTGTAGATGAAATTGTATGGGGAGTTGCGAAACACGCAATAGCAAAGCTTGGATTTATAGATTGCGTTGTTTACCTATTTGATGAAAACAATGAATTTTTAATTCAACGTGCTGCTCATGGGCCAAAGAATCCAATTGATTTTGACATTGACAATCCCATAAAACTAAAGGTGGGTCAGGGAATTTGTGGTCATGTTGCGGCAACAGGTAAACCTGAGCTAATTTCTGACACTTCAAGTGATGCCAGGTATCAAATTGATGACGCATCTCGTTTATCTGAAATTGCAGTACCTATATTATCAGAAGGCAAAGTAATTGGTGTCATAGATTCAGAACACCCTGAAAAAGATTTTTACTCTGAAGAAGATCTTCAAATGCTGACGACTATTGCAGCCATGGCATCTTCTAAAATTGTGGAAACACATATTCAAGAAAAATTGAGAAATCATCAAAAGGAGCTTGAAAAACAGGTTGAAGAAAGAACACAGGAATTAACGGCTACAATTGGCAAATTAGAGGAAAGCAATATTGAAAAAGAAAATCTTTTAAGAGAAATAACAGATAGTATTTCCTATGCAAAAAGTATTCAAAAAGCAATTTTACCATCTGATAAAAGAGTAAATGAATGCCTGCAAGAATGTTTTATCATCTATAAACCTAAAGATATTGTTGCAGGTGATTTTTATTGGCTAGAGCCATTCAAAGATTCATCAGGTACTGAAGGCATTTTATTGGCTGCAGCAGATTGTACAGGACATGGAGTTCCCGGAGCCATGGTAAGTGTGATTTGCAATAATGCTTTAAACAGAGCTGTACGAGAATACAAAATATTTGAGCCAGGCAAAATCTTAGATCAGTGCAGAGAGATAGTAATAAAGGAATTTGAAAAAAGTGAGGTAGAAGTAAAAGACGGAATGGACATTGCACTTGTTTCACTTGCGCTCAACACTCATTCTCATTCTGTTCTAAAGTATGCGGGTGCTCACAACCCTTTATGGATTGTTCGAAATGGTGGAACAACAGTAGAAGAAATAAAAGCGGACAAGCAGCCCATAGGGAAGTTTGATTCTCCTCAACCTTATCAAACACATAAAATTCAACTTAACAAAGGAGACGTTTTTTATATTTTTTCAGACGGATACACAGATCAGTTTGGTGGTCCAAAAGGCAAAAAATACAAAGCAAAAGCCTTTAAAGAATTATTACTTTCCATTCAAAATTTGTCAATGGTAGAGCAAAAATCAGCAATTGATAAAACCTTTGAAAATTGGAAAGATAAATTAGACCAAGTGGATGACGTTTGCGTAATAGGTGTGAGAATATAA